Within the Saccharomonospora amisosensis genome, the region CGCTGATCTGGCTTGTCCCGCGAGCCGCCGCGCAGGAGCGGCCTGCGGACATCGACGCGCTGGTGAACGCCGCTATGGAGGCCAACGTCGTCCCTGGAGTCGCGGTGGCGGTGGTGCGCGGCGGCGACGTGCTTCAGGTACGCGGCTACGGCACGGCGGGCGACGATCGCGACGTCTCCCCGGACACCCCGTTCCTCGCCGCCTCGCTGAGCAAGTCGTTCACCGCGACCGCCGTGTTGCAGCTCGCCGACGAGGGCAGGGTGGAACTGGACGCGCCGGTGCGGCGCTACCTGCCGGGGTTCACCACCGCCGACGCCGACCGGGCCGGGCGGATCACGGTGCGGCACCTGCTCAACCACACCAGCGGGATGGCCGACACCGGCTTCGCCGAACGAACGCTGCCGCAGCCGGAGTCGGTGCGCGAGCGGGTGGCGAGCCTGCGGACCGCGAGGCTGGTCAGCGACCCTGGCGAGGAGTTCCACTACTTCAACCCGAACTACGCGGTGCTGGCCGGCGTCGTCGAGGTCGTCTCAGAAATGCCGTTCGCCGAGTACCTGTCGACGCACGTGCTCGATCCGCTAGGCATGTCCGGCACGACCAGCGTGGTCACAACGGAACAGCTCGACGAGCGCGCGCCGGGCCGGGCACGCGGGCACGTGGTGGCGTTCGGTACGGCATTCGGGCACGACGAGCCACCCGGGTACCTCGCGGGCTCCGGCGGCGTCGTCACCAGCGCCTCGGACATGGCCAACTTCTTGCGCATGCAACTGGGCGCGGGAGTGTTCGAGGGCAAGCGGCTTCTCAGCACCGAGGCGGTCACACTGATGCACACCCCGGCGAGCGGCAGCGACTACGCGATGGGTTGGGTGGCACGCGAAGGTGAACCGGACTGGCTGGAACACACCGGCGTGCTCACCACCGCATACGCCGAGCAGGTGCTCGTACCGGCAACCGGCGTCGGCGTGGTCGTGTTGACCAACTCGAACCACGCGCTTTCCGGCATGGCGGGACTGGCGCACCGGATCGCATCCACCGTCCAAGGCGGACAGCCGGATGATGGCGGGCCAGGACTGCGGGTACTCGGCTACTCACTGCTCGCCGTCACCGTGCTCGCAGCGGGGCTGCGATCATGGCGGCTGGCACGAATTCGGCGGTGGCGACCCGTAAACCGAAGGCCGAGGCGGCGGTTGCCACAGCGGCGACCGTGGACACTGTGGACACTGTGGACACTGTGGGCACTACAGGCGCTGTGGGCACTGTGGATGCTCGCGCCGCTGGCCGTGCTTGTCGCGCTCCCCCGGTTGACCACCGCGTTCAGTGACCGGGTGTTCGGTTACCGGCAACTGTTCTGGGCGATGCCGGACGTGTTCGTTCTGCTCGCGGTCGCCGCACTCACCGGTGTATCACTGCTGGTGACTCGCGGGGTAATCCTGTTGCGCATGCGGCGCGGGAGCGGAAGCTGACCTCAACCGCAGCTGGCGCCCGAGACCGGTTCGAGAAACTCATCGGCCGCCCAACGGCTCTCGTCGATCTTGCGAAACCCGTTGCGCACCACCGGATGCGCTTCGGTCTCGGCATCCTGCCTGAACTTGCCGACGATCTCGGCATCCATCCCGGGCCCGGCCCTAACGTTGAGGATGTCCGCGGTGACCTTCACGCGGCAGTCCTGTCCGCCTGACCCCGACTGCGCCTCGGACGGGCTCTGGTCGGAGCCCATCGAGTAGATGAGCACGACCCCGATCAGAACCGCAAAGATGACCAACGTCTTCTTCGGTATTCCCAGCACCACGTTCGTGCTCCTTGTGTACTGCGACAGGCGCTGCGAGCAGAGTAGGGGCAAACCCGGCGGCGGGGACAGGGCCAACTGGTCCAACCACCCGCTCGCGGCAATGCTGTGATCGAATAGTCACTTTCGGTCAGCAGCGATGGCCTCGACCAGCTCACCGATGGCGTCCAACCGGTGTGCGCTCACTACCGTCGCGCAGTGCGGCCATGCCGCCGCCATCCCGCCCGCGAGCGGCCGGTACCCCGGTTTCGCCGTGCGCGGGTTGACCCACACCACCCGGTAGGCAAGCCGGGCGAGTCGCGCCATCTGCTCGCCGAGGAGTGCGGCGTCACCCGCTTCCCACCCGTCGGAGATGACGACGACCACCGCCGAGCGCGCCATGCCTCGTGCGCCATGGCTTTCGAGGAACTCGCGCAGGCTCTCCCCGATGCGGGTGCCGCCCGACCAGTCGGGCGCGGCCTGCCCCGCCTCCCGTAGCGCCGTGACCGGATCGGCGGCCAGCACGTGGGTGAGCCGGGTCAGCCGGGTGGCGAACGTGAACACCTCCGCTTCGGCGCCTCCCGCGGCGGACACCAGCAACTGCAGCATGGCCCGCGCGTGTGCCTGCATCGAACCCGAGATGTCACACAGCACCACCAACCTGCGCGGCTTCAGCCGCTGCTTCCGCCTGCGCAACAGCACCGGTTCCGCGCCGGTTCGCCGCGCCCTGCGCAGCGTCTCCCGCATGTCGAACTGCCGTCCCGCCGCGGCCGCCCGGTGTCGGCGCGAACGACGCAGCGGTGTCGCGATGCGAAACCGCCGCATCGCCTCGACCAGCGAAGCCAGCTCATCGGGGTCCAGTTCGGCGAAGTCACGGCTGGCAAGGCGCTCCACGGCCGCTCCCAGTGTCGGCGTGCGCACCTCGCGCCCGTCACCGTCGCCCCTTCGGCCGGCCTCGCGGTGGCCTTCCCGCTCGCCCGGCGGCGAGGCCTGCTGTGCGGTCCGGGCCGCCGACGAATCAGGTGCCGCGTCGGTCCCGGTCCGCGTCGCCGACGCCGCGCGTGATGGCAACTCGACCCCGAGCTCACCGAATACGCGGTCGAAAACCCGGTCGAGCAGTTCGACATCGGAAGGGTCCGCCGTCAACGTGGCCAGGGCACACCAGTACAGCTCGTCGGCCGTCCTTGGCGAAACGGCTACGACGGAGCGGGCGAACCGGGCCGCGCGATCGGCGCCCACCGGCAGCCCCTCCGCGCGCAACGCCGCGCACAGCCGCGCGGACAGCTCAGCCAGCATCGCCGGCGATCCTCGCCAGACCGGCCGCCTCAACGGCGGCACGATCCTCCTCGTACTTCAGCACCGCGCCCAAGGTGTGGCGCATCGAGCGCTCGTCAACGTGCTCGATACCGAGCGCGTGCAGCGCCGCGGCCCAGTTGATGGCCTCCGCGACCCCAGGTGGCTTGTAGAGCCGCAGCTCACGCATGCGCTCGACCACACCTGCGACCCGCTCCGACAACCAGCCGGTGGCCTCGGGCACCCGCAGCCGGATGATCGCGGCCACCCGCTCGGCGTCGGGATGGGCGATCCAGTGGTACAGGCAACGACGCTTCAGCGCGTCGTGCAGCTCGCGGGTCCGGTTCGACGTCAGCACCGCGATCGGGGGCACGACCGCTCTGCGCGTACCCAACTCCGGGATCGTCACCGTTGATTCGGCGAGCAGTTCGAGCAGGAACGCCTCGAACTCGTCGTCGGCACGATCCACCTCGTCGATCAACAGCACCGCCGGGCGTGGAC harbors:
- a CDS encoding AAA family ATPase, with the protein product MSEFADVGSLARALEEAEYLTDDALATALFLAVRLAQPILLEGEPGVGKTEAAKALARVLDTPLIRLQCYEGLASADALYEWNYPRQLLAIRLAEAGGTRVAEADLFTDDYLLAKPLLAAIDHPGPRPAVLLIDEVDRADDEFEAFLLELLAESTVTIPELGTRRAVVPPIAVLTSNRTRELHDALKRRCLYHWIAHPDAERVAAIIRLRVPEATGWLSERVAGVVERMRELRLYKPPGVAEAINWAAALHALGIEHVDERSMRHTLGAVLKYEEDRAAVEAAGLARIAGDAG
- a CDS encoding SH3 domain-containing protein, whose protein sequence is MVLGIPKKTLVIFAVLIGVVLIYSMGSDQSPSEAQSGSGGQDCRVKVTADILNVRAGPGMDAEIVGKFRQDAETEAHPVVRNGFRKIDESRWAADEFLEPVSGASCG
- a CDS encoding serine hydrolase domain-containing protein, which gives rise to MVVLLAALSTLIWLVPRAAAQERPADIDALVNAAMEANVVPGVAVAVVRGGDVLQVRGYGTAGDDRDVSPDTPFLAASLSKSFTATAVLQLADEGRVELDAPVRRYLPGFTTADADRAGRITVRHLLNHTSGMADTGFAERTLPQPESVRERVASLRTARLVSDPGEEFHYFNPNYAVLAGVVEVVSEMPFAEYLSTHVLDPLGMSGTTSVVTTEQLDERAPGRARGHVVAFGTAFGHDEPPGYLAGSGGVVTSASDMANFLRMQLGAGVFEGKRLLSTEAVTLMHTPASGSDYAMGWVAREGEPDWLEHTGVLTTAYAEQVLVPATGVGVVVLTNSNHALSGMAGLAHRIASTVQGGQPDDGGPGLRVLGYSLLAVTVLAAGLRSWRLARIRRWRPVNRRPRRRLPQRRPWTLWTLWTLWALQALWALWMLAPLAVLVALPRLTTAFSDRVFGYRQLFWAMPDVFVLLAVAALTGVSLLVTRGVILLRMRRGSGS
- a CDS encoding vWA domain-containing protein; its protein translation is MLAELSARLCAALRAEGLPVGADRAARFARSVVAVSPRTADELYWCALATLTADPSDVELLDRVFDRVFGELGVELPSRAASATRTGTDAAPDSSAARTAQQASPPGEREGHREAGRRGDGDGREVRTPTLGAAVERLASRDFAELDPDELASLVEAMRRFRIATPLRRSRRHRAAAAGRQFDMRETLRRARRTGAEPVLLRRRKQRLKPRRLVVLCDISGSMQAHARAMLQLLVSAAGGAEAEVFTFATRLTRLTHVLAADPVTALREAGQAAPDWSGGTRIGESLREFLESHGARGMARSAVVVVISDGWEAGDAALLGEQMARLARLAYRVVWVNPRTAKPGYRPLAGGMAAAWPHCATVVSAHRLDAIGELVEAIAADRK